A window of Rubricoccus marinus contains these coding sequences:
- the yihA gene encoding ribosome biogenesis GTP-binding protein YihA/YsxC, whose translation MNIKSAQFVTAAPGWAQMPEDGTPEVAFLGRSNVGKSSLLNAMLGRKALAHTSGTPGKTQALNYYRINGRHEQQDGALGQGGFFLVDLPGYGYAKVSQKVRAKWQQLIGQYAIGRAETGQLRAIVHLVDGRHPPTKLDTELALLLRESAAPHIVALTKGDKLSGNTRPKAEATARKHFKALGLELPVVTTSAQTKRGIEDLWKWVEPNL comes from the coding sequence ATGAACATCAAGTCCGCCCAATTCGTGACCGCCGCGCCCGGCTGGGCGCAGATGCCGGAAGACGGCACGCCAGAGGTCGCCTTTCTCGGGCGCTCCAACGTGGGCAAAAGCTCGCTGCTCAACGCGATGCTGGGGCGCAAGGCGCTCGCCCACACGAGTGGTACTCCGGGCAAGACGCAGGCGCTGAACTACTACCGCATCAACGGGCGGCACGAGCAGCAGGACGGCGCGCTGGGGCAGGGCGGCTTTTTCCTGGTGGACCTGCCGGGCTACGGGTACGCGAAGGTGTCCCAGAAGGTGAGGGCGAAGTGGCAGCAGCTGATCGGGCAGTACGCGATCGGCCGGGCCGAGACGGGCCAACTCCGCGCCATCGTACACCTCGTAGACGGCCGCCACCCGCCGACGAAGCTGGACACCGAACTCGCTCTCCTCTTGCGCGAAAGCGCCGCGCCTCACATCGTGGCGTTGACCAAGGGCGACAAGCTCTCCGGCAACACGCGCCCAAAGGCGGAGGCGACCGCTCGGAAGCACTTCAAGGCGCTCGGCCTGGAGCTTCCGGTTGTGACCACTTCGGCGCAGACGAAGCGAGGCATCGAGGACCTGTGGAAGTGGGTAGAGCCCAACCTGTAG
- a CDS encoding rhomboid family intramembrane serine protease, whose translation MLAELIQTPVSLFFLTLNLLVGAYSLFVDPSLIGKWAFRPYVVRQRHELGRWVTAGFVHVGLAHLAFNMITLYYFGPQIEGVLGPWRFLAIYLGSELAANALTYWRHKDDPNYSAVGASGAISGVLFSFVLFAPFAMLGVMFIIPMPAIVFAVLYVALSIYSSKQGGGRIAHEAHLGGALGGVVLTILLYPPVIGIFLSELGLG comes from the coding sequence ATGCTCGCCGAACTGATTCAGACGCCCGTCTCGCTCTTCTTTCTCACGCTCAACCTCCTCGTCGGCGCGTACTCGCTGTTCGTGGACCCGAGCCTGATCGGGAAGTGGGCCTTCCGGCCGTACGTCGTCCGCCAGAGGCACGAGTTGGGCCGGTGGGTGACCGCCGGATTCGTACACGTGGGCCTTGCGCACCTCGCGTTCAACATGATCACGCTGTACTACTTCGGCCCGCAGATCGAGGGCGTGCTGGGCCCGTGGCGCTTCCTGGCGATCTACCTCGGCAGCGAACTCGCGGCCAACGCGCTGACGTACTGGCGCCACAAGGACGACCCCAATTACTCCGCCGTTGGGGCTTCTGGCGCGATCTCGGGCGTGCTGTTCTCGTTCGTGCTCTTCGCGCCGTTCGCGATGCTCGGCGTCATGTTCATCATCCCGATGCCCGCCATCGTGTTCGCCGTGCTGTACGTCGCGCTGAGCATCTACTCGTCCAAGCAGGGCGGGGGCCGCATCGCGCACGAGGCGCACCTCGGCGGCGCGCTCGGCGGAGTGGTCCTGACGATCCTGCTATACCCACCCGTGATCGGCATCTTTCTGAGCGAACTGGGGTTGGGCTAA